The following coding sequences are from one Triticum aestivum cultivar Chinese Spring chromosome 5A, IWGSC CS RefSeq v2.1, whole genome shotgun sequence window:
- the LOC123105022 gene encoding protein NAR1, with translation MSSSRFSPALQASDLNDFIAPSQDCIVSLNKNSAASRLPIKKKQVVVSTKPPEESVKISLKDCLACSGCITSAETVMLEKQSLDDFVTRINSGKTVIVSVSPQSRASLAAFFGLSQSQVFRKLTALFKSMGVKAVYDTSSSRDLALIEACNEFISRYKLSQLSSDKEVGTSLPVLSSACPGWICYAEKTLGSYILPYISSVKSPQQVIGAAIKHHMVEKLGLKPYDVYHVTVMPCYDKKLEAVRGDFVFSVEEKEVTEVDSVLTTGEVLDLIQSKSVDFKTMEESPLDRLLTNVDDGGHLYGVSGGSGGYAETIFRYAARALFNREIEGPLDFKILRNSDFREVTLEVEGRPVLKFALCYGFRNLQNIVRKVKMGKCEYQFIEVMACPSGCLNGGGQIKPAKGQSPKDLIQQLEGVYMQDVSVSNPFDNPIAKRLYDDWLVQPGSDNAKRYLHTQYHPVVKSVTSQLQNW, from the exons ATGTCTTCCAGCAGGTTCTCGCCGGCGCTGCAGGCGTCGGACCTCAACGACTTCATCGCCCCCTCGCAGGACTGCATCGTCTCCCTCAACAAGAactccgccgccagccgcctcccg ATTAAAAAAAAGCAAGTTGTGGTGAGTACaaaacctccagaagaatcggtcaAGATTTCTCTCAAGGACTGTTTAGCTTGCAG TGGTTGCATAACATCAGCAGAGACAGTTATGCTTGAGAAGCAAAGCTTGGATGACTTCGTTACTCGCATCAACTCTGGCAAAACCGTCATCGTATCTGTGTCTCCCCAGTCAAGAGCATCATTAGCTGCATTCTTTGGTCTTTCTCAGTCACAG GTTTTCAGAAAACTAACTGCTCTGTTCAAGTCGATGGGCGTGAAGGCAGTGTATGACACAAGTAGTAGTCGAGATCTGGCCCTAATTGAGGCATGCAATGAATTTATTTCACGCTATAAGCTGAGTCAATTGTCTAGCGACAAAGAAGTTGGAACAAGTCTTCCTGTGCTTTCATCTGCATGTCCAG GTTGGATATGCTATGCTGAAAAGACTCTTGGTTCATATATCTTGCCCTACATCTCATCTGTAAAGAGTCCCCAACAAGTGATTGGTGCAGCTATCAAGCATCACATGGTTGAAAAACTTGGTCTCAA GCCGTATGATGTGTATCATGTTACTGTGATGCCCTGTTATGATAAAAAACTTGAAGCTGTCCGGGGCGACTTTGTTTTCTCAGTGGAAGAAAAGGAAGTTACAGAGGTGGACTCGGTATTGACAACTGGTGAAGTGTTGGACTTGATACAG TCCAAATCTGTTGATTTCAAGACAATGGAGGAATCTCCTTTGGACAGATT ATTAACAAATGTTGATGATGGTGGTCATCTATATGGGGTTTCTGGTGGCTCGGGTGGTTATGCGGAAACCATCTTTCGTTATGCAGCACGTGCGCTCTTTAATAGGGAAATAGAAGGCCCACTTGATTTCAAAATCTTGCGAAATTCAGATTTCCGTGAAGTTACACTGGAG GTGGAGGGAAGACCTGTTTTGAAGTTTGCCCTTTGTTACGGGTTCAGAAACCTACAGAACATTGTTAGGAAGGTTAAGATGGGAAAATGTGAATACCAATTTATTGAAGTTATGGCTTGCCCTTCAG GTTGTCTGAACGGGGGAGGTCAAATAAAACCTGCTAAAGGCCAATCTCCCAAGGATCTCATCCAACAACTAGAGGGTGTGTACATGCAAGAT GTATCAGTATCCAATCCCTTTGATAACCCGATTGCGAAAAGGTTATACGACGATTGGCTCGTGCAACCTGGTTCAGACAACGCGAAGAGGTACTTGCACACACAGTATCACCCCGTGGTGAAAAGCGTGACTTCGCAGCTGCAGAACTGGTAA